In one Plasmodium vivax chromosome 4, whole genome shotgun sequence genomic region, the following are encoded:
- a CDS encoding serine-repeat antigen 5 (SERA), putative (encoded by transcript PVX_003810A), giving the protein MCTATPPSGGPDASLPNPAQPNSLPAVETLSQQGGGAPAASSNALTAGGNVPPGSQVNSGEQGGATQLQATPKKAELQSSLLKNFTGVKVTGPCDTEVGLYLIPYIYISVNAKTDTIELSTRFPNSDNVLVQFKKEGETLTNVCEGSSEKTFKFIMHLEDSILTLKWIVNPQSTTANKNKADVKKYKVPELERPITSIQVHSVLIQEDTVIYKSKDYSVKTDIPEKCEQVASACFLSGNTDIESCYTCNLLIHNEDTSDKCFDYVSSEFKNQFQDIKVKGQDDEESSEYKLAQAIDAVLSGIYKKDQNGKKELLTWGEVDPNVKEQISSYCHLLKDVDASGSLEVHQMGSEMDIFNNLITLLQKHSEEQKATLEWKLQNPALCLKDANNWVVNKKGLLLPLLQNGGSAINFGESNHVEDVKKDNLSTYQEGPDGVIDLSVVHQNAHASSTPFTNHMFCNSDYCDRAKDTSSCMAKIEVQDQGDCSTSWLFASKVHLEAIKCMKGHDHVGASALYVANCSNKEAKDKCHSPSNPLEFLNTLEETKFLPAESDLPYSYKAVNNVCPEPKSHWKNLWENVKLLGPTNEPNSVSVKGYTAYLSDHFKGNMDAFIKSVKSQVMSKGSVIAYVKADDQMSYDLNGKKILSLCGSETPDLAVNIVGYGNYITAEGQKKSYWLLQNSWGKHWGDKGTFKVDMHGSAHCQHNFIHTAVVFNLDVPLSQSPAKDTELYSYHLKSSPDFYKNLYYNAVGGEKGSVLSNAVQGQDTPQEEGTSPGTAAEGEGRPGPVGPGGQQPQEHASSAGGPNSNEQQLDVARQQQQEGAEKESSQQLPQQQPLTQSQQSTQPGVGGAASTPLSQGTPGQANSNGEAENANISQIIHVLKHIKKTKMVTRIVTYEGEYDLGDHSCSRTQASSLEKLDDCIKFCNDNLSMCERTVSTGYCLTKLRKANDCIFCFV; this is encoded by the exons ATGTGCACAGCGACGCCGCCATCTGGAGGACCCGATGCGTCGCTACCCAATCCTGCACAACCAAATTCTTTACCAGCGGTGGAAACATTAAGTCAACAAGGGGGTGGAGCCCCAGCAGCGAGCTCCAACGCACTCACTGCCGGGGGAAACGTTCCTCCCGGTTCCCAAGTAAATAGCGGTGAACAGGGTGGAGCGACTCAGCTTCAAGCCACCCCCAAGAAAGCCGAGCTGCAGTCCTCTCTGCTGAAGAACTTCACGGGGGTGAAGGTCACTGGCCCCTGCGACACAGAGGTAGGGCTGTACCTCATTCCCTACATCTACATTTCTGTGAATGCCAAAACGGACACCATAGAGCTGTCTACCAGGTTCCCCAATTCGGACAATGTGCTGgtgcaatttaaaaaggaaggcgaAACGTTGACTAACGTATGTGAGGGAAGCTCCGAAAAGACGTTTAAGTTTATAATGCACCTGGAGGACAGCATACTGACCCTCAAGTGGATCGTCAATCCGCAGAGTACCACAGCGA ataAAAACAAAGCTGACGTGAAGAAGTACAAAGTACCGGAACTGGAAAGACCCATAACTTCGATTCAAGTCCATTCAGTCCTAATCCAAGAGGACACCGTCATATACAAGAGCAAAGATTATTCCGTGAAGACTGACATTCCAG agaaGTGCGAACAAGTGGCCAGCGCCTGCTTCTTGAGTGGCAACACAGACATAGAGAGCTGCTACACGTGCAACCTGCTGATCCATAATGAAGACACGAGTGACAAATGTTTCGACTACGTGTCTTCAGAATTTAAGAATCAGTTTCAGGACATTAAAGTGAAGGGACAGGACGATGAGGAGTCGAGCGAGTACAAACTTGCGCAGGCCATCGATGCGGTGTTGAGTGGAATCTACAAAAAGGATCAGAATGGGAAGAAAGAGCTGCTCAcatggggagaagtggaCCCAAATGTGAAGGAGCAGATAAGTAGCTATTGCCATTTGCTGAAAGACGTGGACGCCAGTGGCTCTCTCGAAGTCCACCAGATGGGAAGCGAAATGGACATCTTCAATAACCTCATCACTTTGCTGCAAAAGCACTCGGAGGAACAAAAGGCAACGCTGGAATGGAAGCTGCAAAACCCAGCCCTCTGCCTCAAAGATGCGAACAACTGGGTGGTGAATAAGAAGGGATTACtgttgccccttttgcaaaacggtGGTAGTGCTATCAACTTTGGAGAGAGTAACCACGTGGAAGATGTGAAAAAAGACAACCTCTCAACCTACCAGGAAGGGCCTGACGGAGTTATAGACTTATCGGTCGTTCACCAAAACGCACACGCTTCTTCCACTCCGTTCACCAACCACATGTTTTGCAATTCGGACTACTGCGATAGGGCGAAGGACACTAGCAGCTGCATGGCCAAGATTGAGGTGCAGGACCAGGGCGACTGCTCTACTTCTTGGTTGTTCGCCTCCAAGGTGCATCTGGAAGCCATCAAGTGCATGAAGGGGCACGACCACGTCGGTGCATCTGCTCTTTACGTGGCTAACTGCTCCAACAAAGAAGCGAAGGACAAGTGTCACTCACCCTCTAACCCGCTGGAATTTTTGAACACCCTGGAGGAGACAAAATTCCTGCCAGCCGAGTCGGACCTCCCCTACTCCTACAAAGCGGTGAATAACGTCTGCCCCGAGCCGAAGAGCCACTGGAAAAATCTATGGGAAAACGTGAAACTTCTAGGCCCCACGAATGAGCCCAACTCCGTGAGCGTCAAAGGCTACACTGCCTACCTGAGTGACCATTTCAAGGGTAACATGGACGCGTTTATCAAATCGGTAAAATCCCAAGTGATGAGCAAAGGATCCGTCATCGCTTATGTGAAGGCAGACGATCAGATGAGCTACGACTTGAACGGGAAGAAGATCCTCTCCCTATGTGGAAGCGAAACACCCGATCTTGCCGTCAACATAGTAGGCTACGGTAATTACATAACCGCTGAAGGGCAGAAAAAATCCTACTGGTTGCTGCAAAACAGCTGGGGTAAACACTGGGGAGACAAGGGAACCTTCAAGGTCGACATGCATGGTTCAGCTCATTGCCAGCACAACTTCATCCACACCGCCGTTGTCTTCAACCTAGACGTGCCCCTCTCCCAGTCGCCCGCCAAAGACACGGAACTGTACAGCTACCACTTGAAGAGCTCCCccgatttttacaaaaatttgtattataaCGCAGTGGGTGGTGAGAAGGGAAGCGTGCTGAGTAACGCCGTTCAGGGGCAGGACACTCCACAGGAGGAAGGAACATCACCGGGAACAGCGgcggaaggagaaggaaggcCTGGACCTGTCGGTCCAGGAGGACAACAACCTCAGGAGCACGCGTCTTCCGCAGGGGGTCCAAATTCGAATGAACAACAACTGGATGTAGCAAGACAACAACAACAGGAAGGAGCAGAAAAAGAGTCATCACAGCAATTACCGCAACAACAACCATTAACGCAATCACAGCAATCAACGCAACCAGGAgtagggggagcggcgtcCACCCCTCTTTCTCAAGGCACACCAGGGCAGGCGAACTCCAATGGAGAAGCGGAAAACGCGAATATATCCCAAATCATTCACGTTTTGAAACACATCAAGAAGACCAAAATGGTGACGAGAATAGTGACGTACGAGGGGGAGTACGACTTGGGAGACCACTCCTGTTCGCGAACGCAAGCATCAAGTTTGGAGAAACTGGACGATTGCATTAAATTTTGCAATGACAATTTGTCTATGTGCGAAAGGACTGTTTCGACAGGGTATTGTTTAACCAAGCTGCGAAAAGCGAACGATTGCATTTTCTGTTTCGTGTGA
- a CDS encoding serine-repeat antigen (SERA), truncated, putative (encoded by transcript PVX_003815A), protein MLVLFTETFNAGALLGSNAEGLAGAESPPGGVLGGEASDGDPLTEGASEQKRMMTKGGRPANRLGKCQTGQDPTPTIRRASPKLRRQSEGVGQANYVKVKALPFKRTIGVKINRTCGAEMGFLFIPHSSMYLTTEESKAGAFKMMTHIEDNAFPLNWRVYLPREPHTAAKRDATETKWHGRSLAGSNDGPCDEGHDFFSGGIDSGEDGAIPPMEKGDQPEGCSEEASEEESEDASEGCSEEASEEASEEQQLRISIERVLSGVYKVAADGRKVLITREELDDSLKEELKKYCQLLKKVDSSGTLEEHQMGSEMEVFDNLVNLLQKHGDETVLTLRRKLRNPAVCMKDVSEWVLKRRGLALPDSPSSNASEKDANLGVDPKWMECVRSNSREEGAEGYNGEEDGMVNLAKLKMRSKHFCCFSGEGNQDKSNGKGPCAPKAEEEVE, encoded by the exons ATGCTCGTCCTCTTTACTGAAACGTTTAACGCAGGTGCTCTCTTAGGGAGTAACGCGGAAGGCTTAGCAGGTGCGGAGTCCCCCCCTGGAGGCGTactcgggggggaagcatcaGACGGAGATCCACTCACAGAAGGAGCTTCAGAACAGAAAAGGATGATGACTAAGGGTGGTAGACCGGCTAACCGTCTAGGCAAATGTCAAACGGGACAGGACCCTACTCCCACCATTCGTAGGGCATCTCCTAAACTTAGGAGACAATCCGAAGGGGTAGGCCAAGCAAACTACGTCAAAGTAAAAGCACTACCGTTCAAAAGAACAATCGGGGTGAAGATTAACAGAACGTGTGGGGCAGAAATGGGATTCCTTTTCATCCCCCACTCGTCTATGTACCTTACAACGGAAGAGTCCAAAGCGGGAGCCTTTAAGATGATGACCCATATTGAGGATAACGCTTTTCCGCTTAACTGGAGGGTCTACCTGCCCAGGGAGCCACACACAGCAG CAAAGCGAGACGCAACTGAGACGAAGTGGCACGGGCGATCCTTAGCAGGGAGCAATGACGGCCCGTGTGACGAGGGGCATGACTTCTTTTCTGGGGGAATTGACTCGGGGGAGGATGGAGCCATTCCCCCCATGGAGAAGGGTGATCAGCCGGAGGGGTGCTCAGAAGAAGCATCAGAGGAAGAGTCAGAGGATGCATCGGAGGGGTGCTCAGAGGAAGCGTCAGAGGAAGCGtcggaggagcagcagctgaGGATCTCCATCGAGCGCGTGCTGAGCGGGGTCTACAAAGTGGCTGCGGACGGAAGGAAGGTGCTAATCACGCGGGAAGAGCTAGACGACTCCCTTAAAGAGGAGCTAAAAAAATACTGCCAACTTTTGAAGAAGGTAGACAGCAGTGGAACTCTGGAAGAGCATCAGATGGGCAGCGAAATGGAAGTGTTTGATAACCTCGTCAACCTTCTGCAAAAACATGGGGACGAAACGGTTCTTACTCTTCGGAGGAAACTGAGGAACCCAGCGGTGTGCATGAAGGATGTGAGCGAGTGGGTGCTGAAGAGGAGGGGGTTGGCCTTGCCAGACTCGCCCAGCAGCAACGCGAGTGAGAAGGACGCCAATTTGGGTGTAGATCCCAAGTGGATGGAATGTGTGAGGAGTAACTCCAGAGAGGAAGGCGCCGAGGGGTACAACGGGGAGGAAGACGGAATGGTGAATTTGGCCAAACTGAAAATGAGAAGCAAacatttttgctgcttcaGCGGTGAAGGGAACCAAGACAAGTCGAATGGAAAAGGCCCTTGCGCTCCCAAAGCtgaggaggaagtggaaTGA